The following proteins come from a genomic window of Maribacter sp. HTCC2170:
- a CDS encoding cellulose synthase family protein has protein sequence MGLIISYIIIAIYSIALLLIFFYSLAQLNLLVNYLGNKRQNQSAPKFNLLDPKEIPFVTIQLPVYNEEYVMERLLENIAKIEYPKSKLEIQVLDDSTDDTVHDTAKRVKALQETGLDIQHIRRENRQGFKAGALKEGLLTAKGDFIAIFDADFLPDSDWLKKTVIYFKDEEIGVVQTRWGHINRDYSTLTKIQAFALDAHFTLEQVGRNAKGHFINFNGTAGIWRKDCILDAGNWEGDTLTEDLDLSYRAQLKNWKFKYLEDVETPAELPVVISAARSQQFRWNKGGAENFRKSVWSVVSAKNISFKTKFHGVMHLLNSSMFLCVFLVSLLSIPAMYIKAIYPQLDWVFHVLSFFVLSTIILFVCYWFTYKSIQGSSFDNFVDYIKLFFTFFSVALGFSLHNSIAVLEGHMGKRSEFVRTPKFNLNNITDSWKGNKYLSKKLSRNMILEFALMGYFLFGMYSAVPLNDFGLFPFHFMLFAGFGFVFYKSLTARA, from the coding sequence ATGGGTCTTATAATCTCTTATATAATCATTGCCATTTATAGCATTGCACTGCTGTTGATTTTCTTCTACAGCCTTGCGCAATTGAACCTATTGGTGAATTATTTGGGCAATAAAAGACAAAATCAAAGCGCCCCAAAATTTAATTTATTAGACCCAAAGGAAATCCCTTTTGTGACCATTCAACTTCCCGTGTACAACGAGGAATATGTAATGGAGCGTTTATTGGAAAATATCGCTAAAATTGAATACCCAAAAAGTAAATTGGAAATCCAGGTATTGGATGATTCTACAGACGATACTGTTCATGATACTGCAAAAAGAGTAAAGGCCCTACAAGAAACAGGTCTTGATATTCAACATATTAGAAGAGAAAATCGTCAAGGATTTAAGGCCGGAGCGCTAAAAGAAGGATTATTGACTGCCAAAGGTGATTTCATTGCCATTTTTGATGCTGATTTTTTACCCGATTCGGATTGGTTGAAAAAGACCGTCATATATTTTAAAGATGAGGAAATTGGTGTGGTTCAAACTCGTTGGGGCCATATTAATAGAGATTATTCCACATTAACCAAAATACAGGCATTTGCACTTGATGCTCACTTTACTTTGGAACAGGTTGGACGAAATGCCAAAGGCCACTTCATCAACTTTAATGGTACTGCCGGCATCTGGCGTAAAGATTGTATCCTCGATGCAGGTAACTGGGAAGGAGATACTTTGACCGAAGATTTGGATTTAAGTTATAGAGCACAATTGAAAAACTGGAAATTCAAATATTTGGAAGATGTTGAAACACCGGCGGAATTACCTGTTGTAATCAGTGCTGCTCGTTCACAACAATTTCGATGGAATAAAGGTGGTGCCGAGAACTTTAGAAAATCTGTTTGGAGCGTAGTCAGTGCAAAAAACATTTCTTTTAAAACAAAATTTCATGGTGTAATGCATTTGTTGAACAGCTCAATGTTCCTTTGTGTTTTCCTGGTCTCTTTACTGAGTATTCCGGCGATGTACATTAAGGCAATCTATCCGCAATTAGACTGGGTGTTCCATGTGCTGAGCTTCTTTGTTTTAAGTACAATAATTCTATTTGTGTGCTACTGGTTCACTTACAAAAGTATTCAGGGCAGCAGCTTTGACAATTTTGTAGATTATATAAAACTCTTCTTTACTTTCTTCTCTGTCGCCTTAGGATTCTCTTTACACAATTCAATCGCTGTATTGGAAGGGCATATGGGCAAGAGAAGTGAATTCGTAAGAACTCCAAAATTCAACCTCAACAATATCACAGATAGCTGGAAAGGCAATAAATACCTTTCGAAAAAATTATCTCGTAACATGATATTGGAATTCGCTCTTATGGGCTACTTTCTTTTCGGAATGTATAGTGCAGTTCCGTTAAACGATTTTGGTTTATTCCCATTCCACTTCATGTTGTTCGCTGGTTTTGGCTTTGTTTTTTACAAATCGCTTACTGCAAGAGCGTAA
- the argC gene encoding N-acetyl-gamma-glutamyl-phosphate reductase, with translation MIKVGIIGGSGYTGGELIRILLNHPNAEIDFVFSTTRAGKQVSSAHADLTGLTNLEFTENVNLTVDLVFLCLGHGNSTNFLNDHSFSNNTKIIDLSNDFRLNDDAVFQGKEFIYGLPELFKSKIQKAQYIANPGCFASAIQLALLPMAKAGLLNEDIHVNAVTGSTGAGVSPSGTTHFSWRNNNVSWYKPFTHQHLGEINESLTSLQENPGKIMFLPIRGNFSRGILATAYTTFKGSLEDAFSLFQDFYKEAKFTHVTKEPIHLKQVVNTNQCHIHLHEHENTLLVTSAVDNLLKGASGQAIQNMNLMLGFEETAGLNLKAGVF, from the coding sequence ATGATTAAAGTAGGAATCATTGGAGGCTCTGGATATACCGGTGGAGAGCTCATCAGAATACTATTGAACCATCCGAATGCTGAGATTGATTTTGTATTCAGTACCACAAGAGCCGGCAAACAAGTTTCGTCTGCGCATGCAGATTTAACCGGGTTGACCAATCTGGAGTTTACCGAAAATGTTAATCTCACGGTTGATTTGGTTTTCTTGTGCTTAGGGCACGGTAATTCTACCAATTTCTTGAATGATCACTCGTTTTCAAATAACACGAAGATCATTGATTTAAGCAATGATTTTAGGCTTAATGACGATGCAGTTTTTCAGGGGAAAGAATTCATATACGGTTTGCCAGAGCTTTTTAAATCCAAAATTCAAAAGGCTCAATATATAGCAAATCCTGGTTGTTTTGCTTCAGCAATTCAATTAGCACTTTTACCCATGGCAAAGGCCGGACTACTTAATGAAGATATCCACGTAAATGCGGTTACTGGAAGCACAGGTGCTGGTGTTAGCCCATCCGGAACCACACATTTTAGTTGGAGAAACAATAATGTTTCTTGGTACAAACCCTTTACCCATCAACATTTAGGAGAAATCAATGAAAGTCTGACTTCGCTACAAGAAAATCCAGGAAAAATAATGTTCTTACCCATTCGTGGTAATTTTTCTAGAGGAATTTTGGCAACTGCCTACACCACGTTTAAAGGGAGTTTGGAAGATGCCTTTTCGTTATTCCAAGATTTTTACAAAGAAGCCAAATTTACCCACGTTACGAAAGAGCCCATTCACTTGAAACAAGTAGTGAATACGAATCAGTGTCACATTCACTTGCATGAACATGAAAATACGCTATTAGTTACATCTGCCGTAGACAACCTATTAAAAGGTGCTTCGGGGCAGGCGATTCAAAACATGAATTTAATGCTCGGGTTTGAAGAAACAGCTGGACTGAATCTGAAAGCAGGAGTGTTTTAA
- a CDS encoding glycosyltransferase family 2 protein: protein MAQIKVIIPAFNEADSIAHVVNEIPTFVNEIIVVNNNSTDATVENAKRAGATVLTENKKGYGYACLCGMNYIAQQSEQPDIIVFIDGDYSDYPEDLTKVIQPILDDNIDLVIGARIKELREEGSMTPQQIFGNWLSTFLMKLLFKATFTDLGPFRAIKYDKLLTLEMEDKTYGWTVEMQLKALKNKLTYTEVPVRYKKRIGFSKVSGTVKGSIFAGIKILGWIFKYSFK from the coding sequence ATGGCGCAAATCAAAGTTATCATTCCGGCCTTTAACGAAGCTGATTCAATTGCGCATGTGGTGAATGAAATTCCTACATTTGTCAATGAAATCATTGTTGTAAACAACAATTCCACTGATGCCACTGTTGAAAATGCGAAAAGAGCCGGAGCCACAGTTTTAACTGAAAACAAAAAAGGATACGGATATGCATGTCTCTGTGGCATGAACTACATTGCCCAGCAATCTGAACAACCCGATATTATCGTATTTATTGATGGTGATTATTCAGATTATCCTGAAGATTTGACCAAAGTCATTCAACCTATCCTTGATGATAACATCGACCTTGTTATTGGAGCAAGGATAAAGGAACTCAGAGAAGAAGGAAGCATGACACCTCAGCAGATTTTCGGCAATTGGCTGTCCACATTTCTTATGAAATTACTCTTTAAGGCAACATTTACCGACTTAGGCCCGTTTAGGGCTATAAAGTATGACAAGTTATTAACACTTGAAATGGAAGATAAGACTTATGGCTGGACAGTGGAAATGCAGCTTAAGGCGTTGAAAAATAAACTGACATATACCGAAGTACCAGTACGTTACAAAAAAAGAATTGGATTTTCAAAAGTGTCAGGTACAGTAAAAGGTAGTATATTTGCGGGCATTAAAATCCTAGGTTGGATTTTCAAATACAGTTTTAAATAA
- a CDS encoding GNAT family N-acetyltransferase, giving the protein MEIVIANESHFKYADIICDTIAESAKVRGTGIAKRTPDYILNKLEKGNAVIALDEGNFVGFCYIEIWGHNNYVANSGLIVHPNYRHKGMAKKIKKAIFDLSIKKFPEAKIFGITTGLAVMKINYELGYQPVTFSELTDDPQFWKGCQTCKNFDILTRTEQKMCLCTGMLYDPKKKEKDTEKEKINSKSYKRLKSIKEQLFLKRKKK; this is encoded by the coding sequence ATGGAAATTGTTATTGCCAACGAATCCCATTTTAAATACGCAGATATCATCTGTGATACCATTGCCGAATCTGCTAAGGTTCGAGGAACAGGTATTGCCAAAAGAACACCTGATTATATCCTTAACAAACTTGAAAAAGGTAATGCGGTCATCGCTTTGGATGAGGGTAATTTTGTAGGGTTCTGCTATATTGAAATTTGGGGACATAATAACTACGTTGCCAACTCAGGTCTTATAGTACATCCCAATTATAGACATAAAGGAATGGCGAAGAAAATCAAAAAAGCCATTTTTGACCTTTCCATTAAAAAATTTCCTGAAGCCAAAATATTTGGAATTACCACAGGATTGGCTGTAATGAAAATCAATTATGAATTAGGGTATCAGCCAGTAACGTTTTCAGAATTAACTGATGACCCTCAATTTTGGAAAGGTTGCCAAACTTGTAAGAACTTTGATATTCTTACCCGAACCGAGCAAAAAATGTGTCTTTGTACAGGCATGTTGTATGACCCGAAGAAAAAGGAAAAAGACACAGAAAAAGAAAAAATAAATAGTAAATCGTATAAACGATTAAAAAGCATCAAGGAACAATTATTTCTAAAAAGAAAGAAAAAATGA
- a CDS encoding toxin-antitoxin system YwqK family antitoxin: MSIKSLPILILLFWGIGSNNEAKYHKEYYESGRTKSEGWLENGIKNGYWKFYHKNGKIAEQGHFKKDVRERYWHFYNPNKMRIKEGGYSNGEMANWWIFYDTQGRVNHKCQLYNGKKNGYCLKYKNEKLISAEKYENGTKVKEWFSFVGFRRENKLSDLK, translated from the coding sequence ATGTCGATTAAATCCCTTCCAATTTTAATTTTGCTCTTTTGGGGTATTGGCTCGAACAATGAAGCTAAATATCATAAAGAATACTACGAATCTGGCAGAACAAAGTCTGAGGGTTGGCTAGAAAATGGAATAAAAAATGGTTATTGGAAGTTCTATCATAAAAACGGAAAAATTGCTGAACAGGGCCATTTCAAAAAAGATGTAAGAGAAAGGTATTGGCATTTTTACAATCCTAATAAAATGCGAATAAAAGAAGGTGGTTATTCCAATGGGGAAATGGCCAATTGGTGGATATTCTATGATACTCAAGGAAGAGTCAATCATAAGTGTCAACTATACAACGGAAAGAAAAATGGGTACTGTTTAAAATATAAAAATGAAAAGTTGATCTCGGCAGAAAAGTATGAAAATGGCACAAAAGTCAAAGAATGGTTTAGCTTTGTCGGTTTTCGACGGGAAAATAAACTATCCGATTTAAAATAA
- a CDS encoding 4Fe-4S binding protein: MKTIQNIGIAIFLVGLGIFTALPFLGNFKLDQGTFDEMISNQGIKSEIFIEDLQSKFVDEDFTGFQSLAPLVKKSKEKANAVHTKNKEWGKKVYTSSSDLATSIRKKSGYGFIPENKGLMWFLTFGLGIFGALMFILPQVITLGEKGIKNDHIYHQSSTNRGWIAWLVFIFLVSFYLILYFKSEFAVNWTYLVDPISESLSGNSAGHWFVYGFMYCVVMTVMAIRMYIKYRHNMYQMVRTTSVLFFQIVFAFLIPEIMVRLQLSYSKGYDFKNAFPLDYDFFFNWNLKELMASGGLGIFILVWGILLTVVIVPVMVYFFGKRWYCSWVCGCGGLAETLGDPYRQHSSKSLFSWKVERWLIHGVLVFALVMTGFTLYGFFAETGTVLGIKVQSIMDTYSFLIGAIFAGVIGTGFYPIFGNRVWCRFGCPLAAYLGFVQRFKSRFRITTNGGQCISCGNCSTYCEQGIDVRAYAQKGENIVRSSCVGCGVCSAVCPRGVLKLENGPEKGRINPTQVLLGNDVDLMELVNKK; the protein is encoded by the coding sequence ATGAAAACAATTCAAAACATTGGCATAGCCATATTTTTAGTCGGTTTGGGCATTTTCACTGCACTACCTTTTTTAGGAAATTTTAAACTAGATCAAGGCACTTTTGATGAAATGATATCCAATCAAGGAATCAAAAGTGAAATTTTCATTGAGGATTTGCAAAGTAAATTTGTAGATGAAGATTTTACAGGGTTTCAGTCCTTGGCTCCATTAGTAAAGAAATCTAAAGAAAAAGCAAACGCGGTACATACCAAAAACAAAGAATGGGGTAAAAAAGTATATACTAGTAGTTCCGACTTGGCAACCTCAATTCGAAAGAAATCAGGGTATGGATTTATCCCCGAGAACAAAGGTTTGATGTGGTTTTTGACTTTTGGATTAGGCATTTTTGGAGCACTCATGTTCATACTTCCTCAGGTGATAACACTTGGTGAAAAAGGAATTAAAAACGACCATATTTATCACCAGAGCTCTACCAATAGAGGTTGGATCGCATGGTTGGTTTTTATATTTCTTGTCAGTTTTTATTTGATTCTATATTTCAAATCTGAGTTTGCAGTTAATTGGACTTATTTGGTAGACCCAATAAGTGAAAGCTTAAGTGGAAATTCTGCCGGCCATTGGTTCGTATACGGATTTATGTATTGTGTGGTAATGACAGTAATGGCCATTCGCATGTATATCAAATACCGTCATAATATGTACCAAATGGTACGGACCACTTCGGTTTTGTTCTTTCAGATTGTATTCGCATTTCTTATTCCTGAGATTATGGTTCGCTTGCAACTTTCATATTCGAAAGGGTATGATTTTAAAAATGCGTTCCCACTGGATTATGATTTCTTTTTCAATTGGAATTTAAAAGAACTTATGGCTAGTGGTGGTTTAGGTATATTTATTCTTGTTTGGGGAATTTTATTAACAGTGGTCATTGTGCCCGTAATGGTATATTTCTTTGGAAAAAGATGGTACTGTTCTTGGGTATGCGGATGCGGGGGATTGGCCGAAACTTTGGGCGACCCATATCGTCAGCATTCCAGTAAATCATTGTTTTCATGGAAAGTAGAAAGATGGTTGATTCATGGGGTTCTCGTGTTTGCCTTAGTAATGACAGGTTTTACGCTATATGGATTCTTTGCAGAAACAGGCACAGTACTTGGCATAAAAGTCCAAAGTATTATGGACACCTATAGTTTCTTAATTGGGGCCATTTTTGCAGGTGTTATTGGAACAGGTTTCTACCCAATTTTCGGAAATCGTGTGTGGTGTCGTTTTGGTTGCCCTCTTGCTGCTTATTTAGGATTCGTTCAACGTTTTAAATCAAGATTTAGAATCACTACAAATGGCGGTCAATGTATTTCTTGTGGAAATTGCTCAACTTATTGTGAACAAGGTATCGATGTTCGTGCGTATGCCCAAAAAGGAGAGAATATTGTACGTTCTAGTTGTGTGGGTTGCGGTGTTTGTTCAGCGGTTTGTCCAAGGGGAGTTCTAAAATTGGAAAATGGCCCGGAAAAGGGAAGGATAAACCCGACTCAAGTGTTATTAGGTAATGATGTTGACCTTATGGAATTGGTGAACAAAAAATAG
- a CDS encoding mannosyltransferase, protein MPNQIITYWKLHKVSILLVIISLGFYYTFAYYLERTDFIRLISLFGALFFLCYKLIQFEKWNFKFLLFVGILFRLVFLIHEPHLSQDFYRFIWDGELVSNFINPYLFTPNGFLKDGVPSIPLLNETFAGMGDLSARNYSNYPPLNQVIFALSTTFGYNTILGSVVSMRLFIILADIGIFYFGRKLLKNLNLSPHLIFWYFLNPLVILELTGNLHFEGVMLSFFTISLYFLSIQKWKLAAVLMACSISIKLVPLMFLPLFYKHLGLKKSLLFYSIVTTVSVLLFAPFFSSEFISNYTGTIALWFSNFEFNAGIYNAIKFIAIKLEAKPWELIKTYGKITPFIIISLVVLFTFLRKNQKLPVLITSMLWVLTAYFLLAATVHPWYIVFLVLLTIFTEYRYSLAWSLVVVLSYYAYSQDSFVEHLGILSIEYLVVFGFIFFEIFRLKSIKQLFRKN, encoded by the coding sequence ATGCCCAATCAAATCATAACTTATTGGAAACTACACAAGGTTTCAATATTATTGGTGATTATAAGTCTTGGGTTCTACTACACATTTGCCTATTATCTTGAACGAACCGATTTTATAAGGCTAATCTCACTTTTCGGAGCATTGTTTTTTTTGTGCTACAAACTCATTCAATTTGAAAAATGGAACTTCAAATTCCTTTTGTTTGTAGGTATACTTTTTAGATTAGTTTTCTTAATTCATGAACCACATTTGTCGCAAGACTTTTATCGGTTTATTTGGGACGGCGAATTAGTCAGTAATTTTATCAACCCTTATCTCTTTACGCCCAATGGATTTCTCAAAGATGGAGTGCCCAGTATTCCTTTACTAAATGAAACCTTTGCAGGAATGGGTGATTTAAGTGCAAGGAATTATAGCAATTACCCCCCTTTGAATCAGGTCATATTTGCATTAAGCACCACTTTTGGTTATAACACCATCCTAGGCTCAGTAGTATCAATGCGCCTTTTTATAATTCTTGCTGATATTGGTATATTCTATTTCGGAAGAAAACTATTAAAAAATCTTAACCTCTCCCCACATCTTATATTTTGGTATTTTCTTAACCCGCTTGTAATTTTAGAACTAACAGGAAACCTGCACTTTGAAGGTGTTATGCTTTCATTTTTTACCATTTCATTGTATTTCCTATCCATTCAAAAGTGGAAATTAGCCGCTGTTCTTATGGCATGTTCAATCTCGATTAAATTAGTTCCTTTGATGTTTCTACCTTTATTTTATAAACATCTAGGGCTTAAAAAAAGTTTACTCTTTTATTCAATAGTTACAACCGTTTCAGTACTGCTATTTGCTCCCTTTTTCTCTTCCGAATTTATTTCGAATTACACTGGTACGATTGCTCTCTGGTTCTCAAACTTTGAGTTTAACGCGGGCATATACAATGCCATTAAATTCATAGCTATAAAGCTTGAGGCAAAACCATGGGAGTTGATAAAAACCTATGGGAAAATCACACCATTCATAATAATCTCCCTTGTTGTTTTATTCACTTTTCTTCGGAAAAATCAAAAATTACCAGTTTTGATAACCTCAATGCTTTGGGTCCTAACAGCATACTTTTTACTTGCCGCCACAGTTCATCCTTGGTACATTGTATTTCTGGTATTGCTAACCATATTCACGGAATACAGGTATTCTTTAGCTTGGTCGTTAGTAGTGGTTTTGAGCTATTATGCATATTCCCAAGATAGTTTCGTTGAACATCTTGGCATCCTATCTATTGAGTATTTAGTTGTATTCGGATTTATATTTTTCGAAATATTCAGGTTAAAGAGTATAAAACAGCTATTTCGCAAAAATTAA
- a CDS encoding NAD(P)/FAD-dependent oxidoreductase — translation MEHIVIIGNGIAGVTAARHIRKLSDKRITIISAETEYFFSRTALMYVYMGHMKFEHTQPYENWFWKKNRFELVKGYVENVNHQEKILTLRAGQRISYDKLIIATGSKPNKFGWPGQNLDGVQGLYSKQDLEGVEKYAPNNKICKRAVIVGGGLIGIELAEILRSRDIPVTFLVRENSFWNGVLPAGESEMINEHIREHHIDLHLATNLTEILSDENGKAKAVTTEKGDTIECDFVGLTAGVSPNIDFLKESGITLGRGVKVNRHLETNIPDIYAIGDCAEQHDAIGNRRPIEAVWYTGRMMGETVAQTICNNKTEYKPGHWFNSAKFLDIEYQTYGWVFSERGMKEYETHFHWRHSKEKICVTVSYHKDTKAFLGINTFGIRMRHEIFDRWLTENRTVEYVMEHLKDANFDPELYAQYEKDIVNRFNTETGTNITPKKKSWKRIFSNAYPILE, via the coding sequence ATGGAGCACATCGTTATCATTGGCAATGGAATTGCTGGAGTAACCGCAGCAAGGCATATTCGCAAACTCTCAGATAAACGCATTACCATTATTTCTGCCGAGACGGAATACTTTTTTTCTCGCACAGCATTGATGTACGTTTATATGGGACATATGAAGTTCGAACACACTCAGCCTTATGAAAATTGGTTTTGGAAAAAAAATAGGTTTGAGCTCGTAAAGGGGTATGTGGAAAATGTAAATCATCAAGAAAAAATTCTAACGTTGAGAGCGGGACAGCGCATTTCTTATGATAAATTGATTATTGCCACGGGCTCTAAACCCAACAAATTTGGCTGGCCTGGCCAAAATCTAGATGGCGTTCAGGGATTGTACTCCAAACAAGATTTAGAAGGAGTAGAAAAATACGCTCCAAACAACAAAATTTGCAAAAGAGCCGTAATCGTTGGTGGCGGATTAATTGGAATTGAGTTGGCCGAAATACTTCGTAGCCGTGATATTCCTGTTACTTTCCTGGTTAGGGAAAACAGTTTTTGGAATGGTGTCTTACCTGCCGGTGAATCGGAAATGATCAATGAACATATTAGGGAGCATCACATTGATTTGCATTTGGCAACGAATTTGACAGAAATATTATCAGATGAGAATGGTAAAGCAAAAGCGGTTACTACAGAAAAAGGTGATACAATTGAATGTGATTTTGTTGGACTAACCGCTGGTGTTTCGCCCAATATTGATTTTCTAAAAGAAAGCGGAATCACCTTAGGACGAGGAGTAAAAGTAAATCGTCATCTAGAAACGAATATCCCAGACATTTATGCCATAGGTGACTGTGCTGAACAACATGACGCCATTGGTAATCGAAGACCCATAGAAGCCGTTTGGTATACAGGTAGAATGATGGGCGAAACTGTGGCCCAGACAATCTGCAACAATAAAACAGAATATAAACCAGGGCATTGGTTTAATTCTGCCAAGTTTTTGGATATTGAATACCAAACCTATGGATGGGTATTTAGTGAGCGGGGCATGAAAGAATATGAAACCCATTTTCATTGGCGTCATTCAAAAGAAAAAATATGCGTTACAGTTTCCTATCATAAAGACACAAAAGCTTTTTTGGGAATCAATACGTTTGGCATTCGCATGCGTCATGAGATTTTTGACCGTTGGCTTACCGAAAACAGAACCGTTGAATACGTGATGGAACATTTAAAGGATGCGAATTTCGATCCCGAGCTTTATGCTCAATACGAGAAGGATATAGTAAACAGATTCAACACTGAAACGGGCACCAATATCACGCCGAAAAAGAAAAGTTGGAAACGAATATTCAGTAACGCTTACCCTATACTAGAATGA
- a CDS encoding DUF547 domain-containing protein produces MYRKILVRITFLLAVATAFGQDKESFFSDSNSFFKTNVENGRVNYKSILDNPSELNAILLLAKEIRVSKEDADEYQTFWINGYNLLVIKSIIDNYPVKSPLDKAGFFDVTSHDIGGEQITLNDIEHKMLRAVFPNEPRFHFVLVCAGLGCPPIINKAYLPNTLNSQLEEQTKYALNDPNFIRINKNKVKISQIFEWYKGDFTKEGKSLLDYINQFRTKKLPEKSKVSYYPYNWALNEIK; encoded by the coding sequence ATGTATAGGAAAATTTTGGTTCGAATTACGTTTTTACTCGCTGTGGCCACTGCCTTTGGTCAAGATAAAGAATCTTTTTTTTCGGACTCGAATAGCTTTTTCAAAACCAATGTTGAAAATGGAAGGGTAAACTATAAATCAATATTGGATAACCCTTCGGAGTTGAATGCAATTTTGTTGTTGGCCAAGGAGATTAGGGTTTCGAAGGAAGATGCAGATGAATACCAGACATTTTGGATTAATGGATACAACCTCTTAGTAATTAAAAGTATAATAGATAATTACCCGGTGAAATCACCTCTGGACAAAGCGGGTTTCTTTGATGTGACGTCACATGATATAGGAGGGGAGCAAATCACCCTTAATGATATTGAACATAAAATGTTAAGGGCTGTTTTCCCTAATGAGCCTAGGTTTCATTTTGTACTGGTATGCGCTGGCTTGGGTTGCCCACCTATTATAAATAAGGCTTACCTGCCAAATACTTTGAATTCCCAATTGGAAGAACAGACGAAATACGCCTTAAATGATCCAAATTTCATTCGGATAAACAAAAACAAAGTGAAGATCTCACAGATTTTCGAATGGTATAAAGGTGATTTTACTAAAGAAGGAAAGAGTTTATTAGATTACATTAATCAATTTAGAACCAAAAAATTACCTGAAAAATCTAAGGTGTCTTACTATCCATATAATTGGGCATTGAACGAAATCAAATAA
- the argG gene encoding argininosuccinate synthase: MNKVVLAYSGGLDTSYCAKYLSKEKGYEVHAVSVNTGGFSKEEISEINSKAIELGATTYTSIDAVQIFYDKVVKYLIFGNVLKNNTYPLSVSAERIVQAIEIVNHAKKMGADYIAHGSTGAGNDQVRFDMIFQIIAPEIEIITPIRDNKLSREYEIEYLQKNGVDYPWEKAKYSINKGLWGTSVGGDETLTSNLPLPDSAYPSQLQEKEPSEVKLTFEKGELIAINGKKDNPVANIEKLEIMASKYAIGRDIHVGDTIIGIKGRVGFEAAAALIIIKAHHLLEKHTLSKWQQYQKEQQGNFYGMLLHEGNYLDEVMRNIEAFLTDTQKNVSGDVFVSLYPFQFRLNGISSKHDLMNASFGSYGEMHKGWTAADAKGFIKILSNSSKIANHVNQSHD; the protein is encoded by the coding sequence ATGAATAAAGTAGTCTTGGCATATAGTGGAGGTTTGGATACTTCGTACTGTGCAAAATATTTATCTAAAGAAAAGGGATATGAAGTACATGCAGTTAGTGTGAACACTGGTGGGTTCTCAAAAGAAGAAATATCCGAAATTAATTCTAAAGCCATAGAATTGGGAGCAACCACCTATACCTCAATTGATGCTGTTCAAATCTTTTATGACAAAGTCGTGAAATACTTGATTTTTGGTAATGTGTTAAAAAACAACACCTACCCACTATCGGTAAGTGCTGAAAGAATTGTGCAGGCAATTGAAATCGTGAATCATGCAAAAAAAATGGGTGCAGATTATATCGCTCACGGTAGTACGGGAGCAGGAAACGACCAAGTACGTTTTGATATGATTTTTCAAATAATCGCTCCAGAAATTGAAATCATCACCCCTATCAGGGACAACAAACTTTCTAGGGAATATGAGATAGAATATCTTCAAAAAAATGGAGTGGACTATCCTTGGGAAAAAGCAAAATACTCTATTAACAAAGGGCTATGGGGAACATCTGTTGGCGGTGATGAAACCTTGACCTCGAACCTTCCATTGCCTGATAGCGCCTACCCAAGTCAATTACAAGAGAAAGAACCTTCAGAAGTAAAACTAACTTTTGAAAAGGGAGAACTGATTGCTATAAACGGAAAAAAAGATAACCCTGTGGCAAATATCGAAAAGCTTGAAATAATGGCCTCTAAATACGCCATTGGCAGAGACATTCATGTGGGCGATACTATTATTGGAATAAAAGGAAGAGTTGGCTTTGAAGCTGCTGCCGCCTTGATTATAATTAAAGCACACCATTTATTGGAAAAACACACACTAAGTAAATGGCAGCAATACCAGAAAGAACAACAAGGTAATTTCTACGGAATGTTATTGCATGAAGGAAACTATTTAGACGAAGTAATGCGAAATATTGAAGCTTTCTTAACCGATACCCAAAAGAACGTATCTGGAGATGTATTTGTTAGTTTATATCCGTTTCAATTTAGATTGAATGGGATTTCATCTAAACACGATTTGATGAATGCCTCCTTCGGAAGTTATGGTGAAATGCATAAAGGTTGGACTGCTGCCGATGCAAAAGGGTTTATCAAAATTCTTTCGAATTCCAGTAAAATAGCAAACCATGTAAATCAAAGTCATGATTAA